Proteins from a genomic interval of Paenibacillus sp. FSL R5-0623:
- the trmB gene encoding tRNA (guanosine(46)-N7)-methyltransferase TrmB, with the protein MRLRGRKGIRENLEQQVDLVVLDPKQHKGKWSDLFGNDHPIFVEFGMGKGQFISQMSYKYPEFNFIGIDMYDELVRRASEKARNAWSQADVETPPNLKLALANIEQIEEVFEPEELERIYLNFSDPWPKAKHARRRLTHPRFLKKYTELLNPKGQIHFKTDSETLFDFSLNAIADFGLQMTNISLNLHRDGLNEEHVMTEYEQKFMGKGMNIHRVEVIVGEEALREYHQTRLDKYKVREASDESGEEQEQE; encoded by the coding sequence ATGCGTTTACGTGGCAGAAAAGGGATAAGAGAAAATCTGGAGCAACAAGTTGATCTTGTTGTACTGGACCCCAAGCAACATAAAGGAAAATGGTCTGATCTGTTTGGCAATGATCACCCGATCTTCGTGGAATTTGGTATGGGTAAAGGTCAATTTATCAGCCAAATGAGTTATAAATATCCGGAATTTAATTTCATCGGTATTGATATGTATGATGAACTGGTGCGTCGTGCCAGTGAGAAAGCTCGTAATGCGTGGAGTCAGGCTGATGTGGAGACACCTCCGAACCTGAAGCTTGCGCTGGCAAATATCGAACAGATCGAAGAAGTTTTTGAACCGGAAGAACTGGAGCGCATTTATTTGAACTTCAGTGACCCTTGGCCAAAAGCAAAGCATGCACGTCGTCGGTTGACGCATCCGCGCTTCCTGAAGAAATACACGGAATTGCTTAATCCCAAAGGTCAGATTCATTTCAAAACCGATTCGGAGACGCTGTTTGATTTCTCACTCAACGCCATTGCCGACTTTGGCCTGCAAATGACCAATATTTCTTTGAATCTGCATCGTGATGGTTTAAATGAAGAACATGTGATGACGGAGTACGAGCAGAAATTCATGGGTAAAGGTATGAACATTCACCGGGTTGAAGTGATTGTTGGTGAAGAGGCCTTGCGTGAATATCATCAGACACGTCTGGACAAGTATAAAGTTCGTGAAGCTTCTGATGAGTCTGGCGAAGAACAGGAACAGGAATAA
- a CDS encoding AraC family transcriptional regulator, with product MRKRSEDSQKVFTRILIGIIISTVATLLVASSILYVNYNRIALRQVYRTDMNSLTQTSREVAKMTETAKSLSYQIYQDYTISSLLLYSKPNIYEITSAMEQLDNYRMSLPFIESIYVYNSKSNEFFISSNVRNGQQSISEIDDQGITSILQHFHDYKPFVPIPRTYQVGSTEATEVNSYTYLCYDTINDNAKLNYAVIVNIKDDWLSPNMNAVDQPGKTFIVNENGDLLSDFGDRALMKNLSSEAFMKPIMQDTEQSAYFTEKVDGEKSLITYTAPDDLGWRYVRITPYDLITSDIRSMRTHTVLFCVGLLFAGLLLSYLVSRKLYHPIDKVLVRLRVMEAERRGSLHLLRQDFLRGALQGREIVTGGMLEERMKFYGSSIDVQRASRLVLLRIDHFTEFCETYRDETQLVKYAMMNICTETADLHYNSEAVDMGGDLITLIFNEKAEKHELGQPAHNRIEELLRMMQAAVMTHLKCSISCTIGTEEDSLEDSIASYTRSAEASLHRLFMGPSCLIYTSDIMAYHAKEYAFPAGKERQLVDHLMTGKTREAKQVYADIVGETAAYPFTVFQLALSHLTMTLNHVRNTLKKNNQLTLDSVSDGLMLPVKDAEDISEVHEHFYRMFDELGSKVEEKRTLKHEELIRKINGIIERDYADPNLCLTSIADELGMSPIYVSRLYKQLTLKGLTDVINETRIAKAQHLLVETENSVADIAERTGFTNSSYFYRMFKKFNGVTPNDYRRKEFHSENF from the coding sequence ATGCGTAAACGTTCAGAGGACAGTCAGAAGGTCTTCACACGGATTCTTATCGGCATTATTATCAGTACGGTCGCTACCTTGCTTGTGGCTTCTTCTATTTTGTACGTCAACTATAATCGGATTGCGCTTCGCCAGGTGTATCGTACAGATATGAACAGTCTTACTCAAACCAGCCGTGAAGTAGCCAAAATGACGGAGACTGCGAAATCATTGTCATATCAGATTTATCAGGACTACACCATCTCTTCATTACTGCTCTATTCCAAACCAAATATTTATGAGATCACATCGGCGATGGAGCAACTAGACAACTACCGCATGTCCCTTCCTTTTATAGAATCCATCTATGTATATAACTCCAAAAGTAATGAATTCTTTATTAGTTCCAACGTGCGTAATGGGCAGCAGTCCATCTCGGAGATCGACGATCAGGGGATTACAAGCATCCTCCAACACTTCCATGACTATAAACCTTTTGTCCCGATCCCGCGTACATATCAGGTCGGCTCTACCGAAGCAACAGAGGTTAACAGCTACACCTATCTCTGTTACGACACGATCAATGATAACGCGAAGCTAAACTATGCTGTCATCGTTAATATCAAGGATGATTGGCTCAGTCCAAATATGAATGCTGTGGATCAACCAGGCAAAACCTTTATCGTGAATGAGAATGGAGACCTTTTATCTGACTTTGGCGACCGTGCATTGATGAAAAATCTCTCCAGCGAAGCTTTTATGAAGCCAATTATGCAGGATACGGAGCAGTCAGCTTACTTTACCGAGAAGGTCGACGGAGAAAAATCTCTCATCACCTATACCGCTCCCGATGACCTGGGTTGGCGTTATGTGAGAATAACACCTTATGATCTGATTACATCAGATATACGGAGTATGCGCACACATACCGTTCTGTTTTGTGTTGGACTTCTGTTCGCAGGGTTGCTGCTCTCTTACCTTGTGTCCCGAAAACTATATCACCCTATTGATAAGGTGCTTGTTCGTTTACGTGTGATGGAAGCAGAGCGACGTGGCAGTCTTCATTTGTTACGGCAGGATTTTCTGCGAGGGGCACTGCAGGGCCGCGAAATAGTAACTGGAGGTATGCTGGAAGAACGGATGAAGTTCTATGGTTCTTCCATTGATGTTCAGCGTGCATCCAGACTGGTATTGCTGCGTATTGACCATTTTACCGAATTCTGCGAAACGTATCGTGATGAGACCCAACTTGTAAAATACGCCATGATGAACATATGCACCGAGACAGCCGATCTCCACTACAATTCGGAAGCTGTGGACATGGGCGGTGATCTGATCACACTCATTTTCAATGAAAAAGCTGAAAAGCATGAACTTGGGCAACCTGCCCATAATCGAATCGAAGAACTGCTACGTATGATGCAGGCAGCTGTAATGACCCATTTGAAATGCTCCATCTCCTGTACGATCGGCACGGAAGAAGATTCATTGGAAGACAGTATTGCATCCTATACCAGATCAGCCGAAGCCTCACTGCATCGTTTGTTCATGGGACCGAGCTGTCTGATCTATACCTCTGACATCATGGCGTATCACGCCAAGGAGTACGCATTCCCGGCAGGTAAGGAAAGACAACTTGTCGATCATCTAATGACAGGTAAGACACGCGAAGCAAAACAAGTCTATGCAGACATCGTCGGCGAGACAGCCGCATATCCATTTACCGTCTTCCAGCTAGCCTTATCCCATCTGACGATGACACTGAACCATGTAAGAAATACCCTCAAGAAGAATAATCAACTCACACTTGATTCAGTCTCGGATGGTCTAATGCTGCCTGTCAAAGACGCGGAAGACATTAGTGAAGTACATGAACACTTCTATCGGATGTTTGATGAGCTTGGCTCCAAAGTGGAGGAGAAACGTACACTGAAACATGAAGAATTGATTCGTAAAATCAATGGCATTATTGAGCGGGACTATGCGGACCCCAATCTATGTCTAACTTCTATCGCAGATGAGTTGGGCATGTCGCCCATCTATGTGAGCAGGCTCTACAAACAGCTCACCCTGAAAGGGCTCACGGACGTGATTAACGAAACCCGCATAGCCAAGGCCCAGCATCTGCTGGTAGAGACAGAGAACTCTGTTGCCGATATTGCCGAGAGGACGGGATTCACCAACAGTTCATACTTCTATCGCATGTTCAAAAAGTTCAACGGGGTTACACCAAACGATTATCGCCGCAAAGAGTTTCATTCAGAGAACTTTTGA
- a CDS encoding ABC transporter permease subunit: protein MLKELNKNKIMFLMLLPTLIFFLINSYFPMVGIYYAFTRYDFEGGLFGSPFVGLENFKFLWQSGMLLKLTTNTVGYNLAFIILGNGLAIFCAIMLSEIRGRLFKKITQSVMFLPYFISFVLLSVIAYNMFNYESGFVNTVLKRFEAGPVDIYNTPWIWVFLIIIFYLWKNLGYSMVIYLAAITGISDEYYEAARMDGANIFQRIWYITVPMLKPTFVILLLFSLGSIMKGQFDLFYQLIGNNGVLYNATDIIDTYVYRSLKVTFDIGMATAAGLYQSLFGFILIMTVNYIIRKVNEDYALF, encoded by the coding sequence ATGCTTAAAGAATTGAACAAAAACAAAATCATGTTTCTGATGCTGTTGCCCACGCTGATCTTTTTTCTGATTAACTCGTATTTTCCGATGGTCGGCATCTATTATGCATTCACCCGGTATGATTTTGAAGGCGGATTATTTGGCAGTCCATTTGTCGGTCTGGAGAACTTTAAGTTCCTATGGCAATCCGGAATGTTGCTCAAGCTCACAACCAATACCGTGGGTTACAATCTCGCCTTCATTATATTAGGAAACGGTCTGGCGATCTTCTGTGCGATTATGCTTAGCGAGATCAGGGGCAGGTTATTCAAAAAAATCACGCAATCCGTCATGTTCTTGCCGTATTTCATCTCATTTGTACTATTAAGTGTAATCGCTTACAACATGTTTAACTACGAGTCGGGTTTTGTGAACACGGTGCTCAAACGTTTTGAGGCCGGCCCGGTCGACATCTATAACACACCCTGGATCTGGGTGTTCCTGATCATCATCTTTTATCTATGGAAAAATCTTGGATACAGCATGGTCATCTATCTGGCCGCCATAACGGGGATCAGTGACGAGTATTATGAAGCCGCCCGGATGGACGGGGCCAATATATTTCAGCGGATCTGGTACATTACGGTACCGATGCTGAAGCCAACCTTTGTCATATTGTTGTTGTTCTCACTCGGCAGCATTATGAAGGGGCAGTTTGACCTGTTCTATCAACTGATCGGTAACAACGGGGTACTGTACAACGCTACAGATATTATTGATACGTATGTGTATCGTTCACTGAAAGTAACGTTTGATATCGGGATGGCAACGGCTGCGGGTCTGTATCAGTCCTTGTTTGGATTCATTTTGATCATGACCGTCAACTATATTATCCGCAAAGTAAATGAGGACTATGCCTTGTTCTAG
- a CDS encoding carbohydrate ABC transporter permease yields MNTPMNTHTRTNTRLRDSEFTFMFQLISYSFIIILSIMCLLPFLLILSGSFSSNESIVRNGYHLFPTDFSLEGYKMVFKFPTQVLKAYGVTVFTTVVGTTLGLFLITMAGFVLQRKDFKYRNTFSFFIYFTTLFGGGLVPWYIMLANYFNLTDTYTVLIFPGLMTPFLIILMKNFIRSAVPDELIESAKIDGANDFRIYVSIVLKLAMPGIATVGLFLALGYWNDWFTSSLFINNPDMYQLQFYLYNTMNTITFIDQMAIGTGITLSQEVPTESTKMAMAIVVTGPILFLYPFVQRYFVKGLTIGAVKG; encoded by the coding sequence ATGAACACGCCAATGAATACTCACACTCGTACGAATACTCGTCTCAGAGATTCGGAATTCACTTTCATGTTTCAACTGATTTCCTACAGCTTCATCATCATTTTATCAATCATGTGCTTGCTACCGTTTCTGCTGATTCTATCCGGTTCATTCAGCAGCAACGAGTCCATTGTGAGGAATGGTTATCACCTCTTTCCAACGGACTTTTCCCTGGAAGGTTACAAAATGGTGTTCAAATTCCCGACTCAGGTACTCAAGGCTTATGGGGTAACGGTCTTTACAACGGTGGTGGGAACTACGCTAGGGCTGTTCCTCATCACGATGGCCGGATTTGTGCTCCAGCGTAAGGATTTTAAATATCGGAACACATTCTCGTTTTTTATCTACTTCACAACCCTGTTTGGTGGGGGGCTTGTACCTTGGTACATTATGCTTGCGAACTACTTCAATCTCACAGATACGTACACCGTACTGATTTTCCCGGGGTTGATGACGCCATTCCTCATTATCCTGATGAAAAACTTCATTCGCTCGGCAGTGCCGGATGAATTGATTGAGTCCGCCAAAATTGATGGAGCGAATGACTTCCGCATCTATGTCAGCATTGTGTTGAAACTGGCGATGCCTGGTATCGCCACCGTAGGTCTGTTTCTGGCACTGGGTTACTGGAATGACTGGTTTACCTCATCCCTCTTCATTAACAACCCGGATATGTACCAACTGCAATTTTATCTCTACAACACGATGAACACGATTACATTCATTGACCAGATGGCGATTGGCACAGGGATCACACTCAGTCAGGAAGTGCCTACCGAATCAACCAAGATGGCAATGGCTATCGTTGTAACGGGACCGATTTTGTTCCTGTATCCGTTTGTACAACGTTATTTTGTTAAAGGACTCACCATTGGTGCAGTGAAAGGTTAG
- a CDS encoding extracellular solute-binding protein: MRNKTIRHLSLVLALMLFAGVLAACNNGSGGSTQGSEQGGTSGNKGEKVTLQFYMLGDAPKDLPVIESEINKLAEADLNVNVKFNYTSWTDWDQKYKLLLSSGQPIDLIFTADWTFYQSYAKKGAFLPLDEMLPTAAPALKAHVPDDMWDAVKINDKIYTVPSTWIEYVTEGIAYREDLREKYNLPKPESLETLEAYLEGIKANEPNIIPIADSNANHTHGIRQLTSKLVNTAGQLPYGLDIMYDTPSTVTSYWGSAQHLEDLKTYKRWMDKGFFPKNVLNVKDTSNSLLQNGKAAVVLSGENPNKFNADVIKVQSTHPDWKLAYFPYPNAKGFAQPVHPIHNGFAIPRSSKNPEKALAFYEKLVTDKRYNWLTEYGIEGKNFEVDNGYYKMVGDAQTNGFPREGMNGWAWRNPEFMLYDKTFDDVLTMFEDLDKIKKPDIFTGFAEDWTPYQAEKAALEQVEKQYLYPLNVGLVADVEAGLNTFMEKAKQAGLEKIQADYTKQWQEYLKSTGIQ; this comes from the coding sequence ATGCGTAACAAAACAATTCGGCACCTGTCTCTGGTACTTGCCCTGATGTTGTTCGCCGGGGTACTTGCCGCATGTAATAACGGTTCGGGGGGATCGACGCAAGGAAGTGAGCAGGGAGGAACATCCGGGAACAAAGGCGAGAAAGTCACGCTTCAATTTTACATGCTTGGGGATGCTCCGAAAGATCTGCCTGTTATTGAATCCGAGATCAATAAGCTGGCGGAGGCTGATCTGAACGTCAATGTGAAATTCAACTACACCTCATGGACCGACTGGGATCAAAAATATAAACTGCTGCTGTCTTCCGGACAGCCAATCGATCTGATCTTCACAGCGGATTGGACATTCTACCAGTCCTATGCCAAGAAGGGCGCGTTCCTGCCACTGGATGAAATGTTGCCTACAGCAGCGCCAGCACTGAAAGCTCATGTCCCTGATGATATGTGGGATGCTGTCAAAATCAATGACAAAATCTATACTGTTCCATCCACTTGGATTGAGTATGTAACGGAGGGAATTGCGTACCGTGAGGACTTGCGCGAGAAGTACAATCTTCCAAAACCGGAATCCTTGGAAACGCTTGAAGCATATCTGGAGGGCATCAAAGCCAACGAACCTAATATTATTCCGATTGCGGATAGCAATGCCAACCATACCCATGGTATTCGTCAATTGACATCCAAGCTGGTTAATACAGCAGGTCAACTTCCATATGGACTGGATATTATGTATGACACACCATCAACCGTGACGTCCTATTGGGGATCCGCGCAACACCTGGAAGACCTGAAAACATACAAACGTTGGATGGACAAAGGATTTTTCCCGAAAAACGTACTGAATGTAAAAGATACATCCAACTCGTTGCTGCAAAATGGAAAAGCGGCTGTTGTTCTGTCCGGGGAAAACCCTAACAAATTTAATGCAGATGTAATCAAGGTACAGTCTACGCATCCAGATTGGAAACTGGCTTATTTCCCTTACCCGAATGCGAAAGGGTTTGCACAACCGGTTCACCCGATCCACAATGGTTTTGCGATTCCGCGTAGCAGTAAAAACCCGGAAAAAGCATTGGCATTCTATGAGAAACTTGTGACAGACAAACGATATAATTGGTTGACTGAATACGGTATTGAAGGCAAAAACTTCGAGGTAGATAATGGATACTACAAAATGGTCGGAGATGCACAAACAAACGGCTTCCCGCGTGAGGGCATGAATGGCTGGGCTTGGCGTAATCCGGAATTCATGCTCTATGATAAAACCTTTGATGATGTCCTGACCATGTTTGAGGATCTCGACAAAATTAAAAAGCCGGATATCTTTACAGGATTTGCTGAAGACTGGACTCCGTACCAAGCCGAGAAGGCTGCATTGGAGCAAGTGGAAAAACAATATTTGTATCCGCTTAATGTAGGTTTGGTGGCAGACGTAGAGGCTGGATTGAACACATTTATGGAGAAGGCTAAACAAGCAGGATTGGAAAAAATTCAGGCAGATTACACCAAGCAGTGGCAGGAGTACTTGAAGTCTACAGGCATACAATAG
- a CDS encoding glycosyltransferase — translation MEKKRVLLLSEGFGTGHTQAAYALSSNLRKLSPDVQTKVLELGSFLNPKVAPLIITAYKKTVTNQPKLVGYVYRHQYKKSLNRLTTLALHKLFYTHTRSVVRQLRPDAIVCTHPIPSAVISRLKRLGVQVPLCTVITDYDAHGTWINREVDLYLVSSDEVKSKLMLRGVPTDNIRVTGIPVHPNFWEHPGREEIRSRFNLKNMPTVLVMGGGWGMLSDKLVHPLLTRWHEDIQIIFCLGRNDKVRISMEQNPMYRKENIHILGYTNEVDKLMEVSDLLITKPGGMTCSEGFAKGIPMLFHNPIPGQEEENVHYFTARGLGEPITSLDVVVKWMNKLLHHYPDVVRKRKRHLAEIAKVHPLQSAQSIIDLLEDVRPSSAEEARL, via the coding sequence GTGGAGAAAAAAAGAGTATTACTATTATCTGAAGGCTTTGGTACGGGTCATACTCAAGCCGCCTATGCACTGTCCAGCAATTTGCGAAAGCTTTCGCCAGACGTGCAGACAAAAGTGCTTGAACTGGGAAGTTTCTTAAATCCCAAGGTTGCACCTCTGATTATAACAGCATACAAAAAAACGGTTACCAACCAACCCAAACTTGTCGGATACGTATACAGACACCAATATAAAAAATCATTAAACAGGCTGACAACACTGGCGCTGCATAAACTGTTCTATACACATACACGCAGCGTTGTGCGCCAGTTACGTCCCGATGCAATCGTCTGTACACATCCGATTCCAAGTGCTGTCATATCCAGACTGAAACGTCTGGGTGTACAGGTTCCCCTATGCACAGTCATCACCGACTATGATGCACATGGGACGTGGATTAACCGTGAAGTAGACCTTTATCTGGTTTCTTCAGATGAGGTTAAGTCCAAACTAATGCTACGCGGCGTACCTACAGACAACATTCGAGTCACGGGCATTCCGGTGCATCCAAATTTCTGGGAGCATCCCGGGCGAGAAGAGATTAGAAGCAGATTCAACCTCAAGAACATGCCCACCGTACTGGTGATGGGCGGCGGTTGGGGAATGCTCAGCGACAAGCTGGTCCATCCGTTGCTGACACGCTGGCATGAAGATATTCAGATCATTTTTTGTCTGGGTCGCAATGATAAAGTACGGATCAGCATGGAACAGAACCCCATGTATCGCAAAGAAAACATTCATATTTTGGGATACACCAACGAAGTGGACAAATTGATGGAAGTATCCGACCTGCTGATCACCAAACCTGGGGGAATGACATGCAGCGAAGGCTTTGCCAAAGGAATTCCAATGTTGTTCCACAACCCTATACCTGGTCAGGAAGAAGAAAACGTCCACTATTTTACCGCAAGAGGGTTGGGAGAACCCATAACATCGCTCGACGTAGTGGTCAAATGGATGAACAAGCTGTTGCATCACTACCCGGATGTTGTACGTAAACGCAAACGTCATCTGGCGGAAATCGCCAAGGTTCATCCGCTACAGAGTGCTCAAAGTATTATCGATCTGCTGGAGGACGTTCGTCCTTCATCCGCAGAAGAGGCCCGTTTATGA
- a CDS encoding phosphatase PAP2 family protein yields MSRLFLKFQDYDRNVFMWINGRLHNRFMNFWLYYFTHLGGATSSIAISLLIWLLAPAPWSTTGLQACIALAVSHIPVAIAKKLYPRIRPYLALPDTITFRNPLTDHSFPSGHTTAIFSVTVPFMTTDPILLLILLPVALIVGFSRIYLGLHYPSDVLAGATIGTLVALATVAFWS; encoded by the coding sequence ATGAGCCGTTTATTCTTAAAGTTTCAAGATTATGATCGAAATGTTTTTATGTGGATCAACGGCCGACTTCATAATCGTTTTATGAATTTTTGGCTGTATTATTTCACCCATCTGGGTGGAGCAACTTCATCTATTGCAATATCCTTGTTAATCTGGCTGCTTGCTCCAGCTCCATGGAGCACAACAGGACTCCAGGCTTGTATCGCTCTTGCGGTCAGCCACATTCCTGTAGCCATCGCGAAAAAATTGTATCCCCGCATTCGACCTTATCTGGCCTTGCCGGATACAATTACGTTCCGTAATCCCCTGACGGATCACTCGTTTCCTTCAGGACACACAACTGCCATTTTTTCGGTCACGGTTCCCTTTATGACCACTGATCCGATCTTATTGCTAATATTGTTGCCTGTGGCCCTTATTGTCGGATTCTCTCGAATTTATCTGGGATTACACTATCCTTCCGATGTTCTGGCAGGTGCCACAATAGGTACTTTAGTCGCACTTGCAACAGTTGCATTCTGGTCTTAA
- a CDS encoding glycosyltransferase family 2 protein translates to MLDAIFVTMQVILALLAVYQFTFSLFGLIKKKKKKHYPATKSFAVLVAAHNEEQVIGALMENLKQLDYPKDLYDVFVICDNCTDGTAQIVREHGLNACVRTNADLRGKGYAIEWMLKYLWKLPRQYDAVVMFDADNLVDRNFLLEMNDDLNNGSRVIQGYIDTKNPEDSWITAAYGVSYWYINRLWQLSRHNLNMANFLGGTGMCFETNLLKEIGWGATSLVEDLEFTMRSVQRNVYPVFNYDAKVFDEKPLTFKASARQRLRWMQGHFTVARRYFFPLLWQSIKERSLVKFDLAIYGANVYVVLLTFLMTAVMWVDMAIFSGPHIANIYGYFPLWVGFVAIGLNILTFLLSMALEKVTFAKVYLYLILFPIYLLSWYPITFYAFFTQNNKQWSHTQHTRVVRLDEVQSKQG, encoded by the coding sequence ATGTTGGACGCTATATTCGTCACGATGCAGGTCATTCTGGCACTGCTAGCCGTGTACCAATTCACGTTTTCGCTGTTCGGTCTGATTAAGAAAAAGAAAAAGAAACATTATCCGGCGACAAAATCATTCGCTGTACTCGTCGCAGCACACAATGAGGAACAAGTCATTGGTGCCTTGATGGAGAACTTGAAACAACTTGATTATCCGAAAGATCTGTACGATGTGTTTGTCATCTGTGACAACTGTACGGATGGAACGGCTCAAATTGTCAGAGAACATGGATTAAACGCATGTGTACGTACTAATGCCGATTTAAGAGGTAAAGGGTATGCCATCGAATGGATGCTTAAGTACCTGTGGAAATTGCCACGTCAGTATGACGCAGTTGTTATGTTTGACGCGGATAACCTGGTTGACCGTAACTTCTTGCTTGAGATGAATGATGACTTGAACAATGGTTCGCGTGTTATCCAAGGATATATTGATACGAAAAATCCGGAGGATTCCTGGATTACTGCAGCTTACGGTGTTTCTTACTGGTACATCAACCGTCTGTGGCAGTTGTCTCGTCATAACTTGAATATGGCGAATTTCCTCGGTGGAACCGGAATGTGCTTTGAGACCAACCTGTTGAAGGAAATTGGTTGGGGTGCAACAAGTCTGGTTGAGGATCTGGAGTTTACGATGCGCAGTGTGCAACGTAATGTGTATCCTGTTTTCAACTATGACGCCAAAGTATTTGATGAGAAGCCATTAACATTCAAAGCTTCAGCGAGACAACGTCTGCGCTGGATGCAAGGTCACTTTACAGTTGCGCGTAGATACTTCTTCCCGCTGCTATGGCAGTCCATTAAGGAAAGAAGCCTGGTGAAATTTGACCTTGCTATCTACGGAGCCAATGTCTATGTGGTGTTGCTTACGTTCCTGATGACGGCTGTGATGTGGGTAGACATGGCTATATTCAGTGGTCCGCACATTGCTAATATTTATGGATACTTCCCTTTATGGGTTGGGTTCGTGGCTATTGGTTTGAACATTCTGACGTTCCTGTTGTCCATGGCGCTGGAGAAGGTTACCTTTGCCAAAGTTTATCTATATCTGATTTTGTTCCCGATCTACCTGCTGTCTTGGTACCCGATTACGTTCTACGCTTTCTTTACGCAGAACAACAAACAGTGGAGCCACACTCAACATACACGTGTTGTACGGTTGGATGAGGTGCAAAGCAAACAAGGGTAA
- the infC gene encoding translation initiation factor IF-3, whose amino-acid sequence MINDEIRAKEVRLVGAEGEQIGITPIREALQMAIDLNLDLVNVAPQAKPPVCRIMDYGKFRYEQQKKDKEARKNQKIVDIKEVWFRSNIEEHDYQTKLRNVVKFLNEGDKVKCSVRYRGREIAHAAIGQRILERVKVEVAELCTVERQPKLEGRSMIMILAPKA is encoded by the coding sequence ATGATTAATGATGAGATTCGGGCGAAGGAAGTACGCCTTGTCGGAGCTGAAGGAGAACAAATTGGGATTACGCCCATTCGCGAAGCACTGCAAATGGCGATTGACCTGAATTTGGATCTGGTCAATGTGGCACCACAGGCTAAACCGCCGGTGTGTCGTATTATGGACTATGGCAAATTCCGCTATGAGCAACAAAAGAAAGATAAAGAAGCCCGTAAGAACCAGAAAATTGTTGATATTAAAGAAGTATGGTTCCGTTCCAATATTGAGGAGCACGATTATCAAACGAAGCTTCGTAATGTAGTTAAGTTTTTGAACGAAGGCGACAAAGTGAAATGTTCTGTTCGTTATCGCGGACGTGAAATTGCACATGCCGCGATTGGTCAACGGATTTTGGAGCGCGTTAAGGTAGAAGTTGCAGAACTTTGTACTGTTGAACGTCAACCAAAATTGGAAGGCCGCAGTATGATCATGATCTTGGCTCCTAAAGCCTGA
- the rpmI gene encoding 50S ribosomal protein L35, translating to MPKMKTHSSLKGRFKITGSGKVLRYKAHKNHLLSHKSKRAKRVLNGNPVMAAGDVRRLKQGLANLKG from the coding sequence ATGCCTAAAATGAAAACACACAGCAGTTTGAAAGGACGCTTCAAAATTACCGGTTCCGGTAAGGTCCTTCGTTACAAAGCTCACAAAAACCACTTGCTTTCCCACAAATCCAAACGTGCTAAGCGCGTTCTGAACGGTAACCCAGTTATGGCTGCCGGGGATGTTAGACGTTTGAAACAAGGCTTGGCTAACTTGAAAGGCTAA
- the rplT gene encoding 50S ribosomal protein L20 has protein sequence MARVKGGFVVRRRHKKVLKLARGYFGSKHRIFKTANEQVMKSLVYAYRDRRNTKRNFRRLWIVRINAAARMNGLSYNKLIHGLKLAGVDMNRKMLADLAVNDINAFNSLATVAKGKINA, from the coding sequence ATGGCAAGAGTAAAAGGCGGTTTTGTAGTACGTCGTCGTCATAAAAAGGTTTTGAAACTGGCAAGAGGTTATTTCGGTTCCAAACACCGTATTTTTAAAACAGCTAACGAGCAAGTAATGAAATCCCTGGTATACGCATACCGTGACCGTCGCAACACGAAACGTAACTTCCGCAGACTGTGGATCGTTCGTATCAATGCTGCAGCACGTATGAATGGTTTGTCTTACAACAAACTGATCCATGGTTTGAAACTTGCTGGAGTAGATATGAACCGCAAAATGTTGGCTGATCTGGCCGTTAACGACATCAATGCGTTCAACTCTTTGGCTACTGTAGCTAAAGGCAAAATTAACGCTTAA